The Phoenix dactylifera cultivar Barhee BC4 chromosome 9, palm_55x_up_171113_PBpolish2nd_filt_p, whole genome shotgun sequence genome window below encodes:
- the LOC103709423 gene encoding pirin-like protein, giving the protein MMLMVMARPMMRGWYTSIYSNLLFHSSPAKQAFVPSSSSLSNRPKASSYLGSQSKSLIMSQSASAAAAAVGGGGDHEIPRFERPRYVAKRVLAESQKEGEGANVRRSIGRPELRNLDPFLLLDEFSVSPPAGFPDHPHRGFETVTYMLEGAFTHQDFAGHKGTISTGDVQWMTAGRGIIHSEMPAREGVQKGLQLWINLSSKDKMVEPRYQELLSKNISMAEKDGVEVQIIAGEAFGVQSPVYTRTPTMFLDFTMKPGAQLQQPIPDSWNSFVYIIEGEGIFGGEDSTPVTSHHCLVLSPGDGMRVWNKSAKQLRFVLIAGQPLNEPVVQYGPFVMNTQAEIRQAMEDYHYGRNGFEKARHWKSEPLLH; this is encoded by the exons ATGATGTTAATGGTGATGGCCAGACCCATGATGAGGGGTTGGTACACGTCTATATATTCTAACCTCTTGTTCCATTCCTCCCCAGCTAAACAAGCCTtcgtcccttcttcttcttctctctccaaCCGTCCCAAAGCCAGTTCTTACCTTGGAAGCCAGAGCAAGAGCCTCATCATGTCTCAAAGTGCTTCTGCTGCCGCTGCTGCTGTTGGTGGTGGAGGAGACCATGAGATCCCACGCTTTGAGAGGCCAAGATACGTGGCGAAGAGGGTCCTCGCTGAGTCCCAGAAAGAGGGTGAAGGAGCAAACGTTAGAAGAAGCATTGGAag GCCTGAATTAAGGAACTTGGATCCTTTCCTTCTGCTAGATGAATTCTCAG TTTCGCCTCCTGCCGGATTTCCTGATCATCCTCATAGAG GATTTGAGACCGTGACGTACATGCTTGAG GGAGCCTTTACTCATCAAGATTTTGCCGGGCACAAGGGCACCATCTCAACTGGCGATGTGCAG tgGATGACTGCCGGCAGGGGTATTATTCACTCAGAAATGCCTGCACGGGAGGGAGTCCAGAAGGGATTGCAGCTTTGGATCAATCTCTCCTCAAAGGATAAAAT GGTTGAGCCACGATACCAGGAGCTACTGAGCAAGAACATAAGCATGGCTGAGAAGGATGGGGTTGAAGTTCAGATCATAGCAGGGGAAGCATTTGGTGTCCAATCTCCAGTTTACACCCGAACTCCGACGATGTTTTTGGATTTCACAATGAAGCCAGGTGCCCAGTTGCAGCAGCCCATCCCAGATTCTTGGAATTCCTTTGTGTATATCATTGAAGGGGAGGGGATATTTGGAGGAGAGGACTCGACTCCAGTAACGAGCCACCATTGCCTTGTGCTGAGCCCTGGGGATGGGATGAGGGTATGGAATAAGTCGGCGAAGCAGCTAAGATTTGTTCTGATCGCCGGGCAGCCGCTCAATGAGCCTGTTGTCCAGTATGGTCCATTTGTTATGAACACACAAGCTGAGATTCGACAGGCCATGGAGGACTATCACTATGGGAGGAATGGGTTTGAGAAGGCCAGGCATTGGAAGTCTGAGCCGCTGTTGCAttga